The window actttggtgagtgaaaagttgagatgagaggtagagatggcgtgccagaatttgtagacaataaattgcgtcgagaaaataaaatcaagaccgaaaatatcgcaacaatcgtagtattttatttcgaatatttgagtgttacaatctctatgaatcctctgattctacttttcaatagtaaataaattcaagggcttttgggcttgatcttgaatatgtattcGTTGCCTCGAACGATgttcttgttcttgagcttgagcttgattatttgaacttgaccttgatttgttcttcgttcttgaacttgcacttgatttcttgaacttgaacttgaagcttgaaacttgcggaagaatttgcagcgtttgatccacgagctatttcttgcttcttgttataatttctggtgtcttttctgagttatgaagacccctatttatagctgtggaagggaagagttatgataagaacaaactctttccgaccaatcaaattgaagtgtgacatggctgCATTTGATTGACCAGAACAtatcacttgcacacgtggcgcgatttcattggccttttaacgTGACTGGACacgccttgtcattttgacatgtggcatggtcctattggctctttcgtttgacttggcgcgccacgtcatttgacatgtggcaccaaactgggcctctaggaagatgacatcttgggcttaattaagtgggctcatcactttagcccaattaaatgggctagcccaatagattaaaacttatttatttaatccatatatattggacttatataattaattcaattatattagcccatatatttatttggaccaatgtatcttgaatttaaaatataatccaaattctTTTATGGATTTAAAATTTATATGACTACATCACCACCTTATGAAGATACAAATATGTTAAATACATTAGTGaattatagcccgtttggccaccAAGTATTCCAATTTCTAGGGGCGGGCATAATAGCTAAGTATTGATTTCCGGTATGGTCTTCGATATTGGGATTTGGGATATCAATATTTCGGTTCTTCAGTTCAGCATTCGCTCTTACTGAACCTCTTTTATTATGCCTAATAAGTAGCTTAATTTAACTTTGAGTCCAACCACAAACCTAACCcaaatttcagtttttctttctttttagcttATTAGAATATATCGATATTTCCATTTCAGCGTCTACTACTAAAATTAAACTTGAGGAAATTTGGTTTATTTGTGTTGCTACTACCTCAATTCAATGTCATATTATGTTTAATGCATCCGGGGGCAAAAGGGGTGCATGAGCCCACTTCGGCGGAAAATTATAATGCATAATTAGTGTtatatgttttattttgaattcctTTGATACAACCTAAAAGCATAGTTCAATAGTCAAGggaatttaattttttcttttttaaatcccTTTAGTAGAAATTATGTCTCTTGATCTTTATAAATGGAAAACGGCTTTGGCCTATCATTAATTAAGAATTTTGATCTATAGCTACTAAAAGATGTTTATTTACTGCATCTAATAATTAGCAAGAATGATATGTGATTGTCCCATAATGGTAACAACATATCCATTAATTTCTCACAAGTGAGGTCTagggagggtaagatgtacgtaaccttacctctaccctggaagggcagagagactgtttctgatagaccctcggttGGAGAAcggataaaaaaaaataatgacaacaagtaaaaataataacaaaataaaataaggccGAAGCCAAGAAAGCATTTAAACTCTAGGTAGTAATAGCAATATATGACAAAAAGGACATAATGTAACGTAATAATCTAGATTCAAAACACATAGCATGACTTCTACTTCGAACACCTAAACAATGAGTAAAATTTCAGAATTTCGCAAGGTAAATAGCGCTACTTGGAGTGATTTTTGTTGTATTTCTATGTTGTGAGTTTGTATAACACTTTGGTTTACCAGATGGTGTTTTATTGTTACCTTGCTTTCATTTTACTATATGAAATTTGATTTGGTTGGTGTATGAAAACGGACAATAATCTGTTGTTGCCGCTTCTTGGTTGCActtgctgctgcattttttatGGAAATTTCAAGCAAATTTTCTATGCAAATTGATAAACCGAAATCATATTGAATCAAATAAGAAATATCGAACTGTATCAAACTATTTTAGTATGATATTCGATATGCGtaattgataaaaataaatattgaagTATCGAAAGGAACACCCAACCCGACCAATTTCATCATGTTCAAAAATTCAAGCACTTCCAAATTTGCAGTATATTGAAAGTCAATGTTCTCATACTATATTTTAGTTTTAATAATATCTCCGTTTTagcaacaaaaaaatatatattatattttagatGATAAGACTTGCTTCGAGATGCAAATCTAGCAGCCGCAGGTTCCTTAGATGTACAATATTCTAGACTATCTAATCGAGAAAAGACAGAATTCAAAAGTGATTTCATTTATTAGAGTTTTGTCAAACATCAATTTGCGGAAAGGTCTAGTTACTTCATTCACATAATCCCCGTCGAAATTTTAGCaattttatttcatttgtttCAACTAAAGAAGAATATAGAAGGTTGAGAAATAGTTTAGTGGTAGAGTCGGTACTTCACATTACATCCTAGGAGTCGTTTGGTTAGGAAATAAATTATTCCAGAATTAATTATCTCAAGATTGTTATCTCATCTTTTTATAAGAATAAAAATAAGACTATAATCTCATGATAACTAATACCGTAATTTTATCTCAATCAAACATAAGATAAATTCATCTCAAATTTACGACTAGAATTAATTATACCTTATCCCTCGTACTAAAAGAATAACATTCAATTTTGGCTagatctttttctttccttttcctttgacCCAAGCCTTTCCAtccaaaagaaatagaaaaaagaagataaaagagtATAGAAAAACcaaatcttcaaaacttcacaaAGCAATTTTATTACCAATTTCATGCATGTTTACACCAAAATATATTAACTCACcatggttaattaatttaattagatgAGAATGCATATAATTTATCATGGTTGAATGATGAAGTCCATATGCAAGACACATGTTATGTATCTATTGTTTGGTGTAAACATACGGTGTGAGTAAGTttctaccatatatatatataatatataaagctAGGAAAAAGAAAAGTGATATGGCATATCTCTTAGACTAGGATTCTTATTTATCTTTTTTGTCAattttttgccttttcttttgtttttaatttagtaaattaGCCCAATAATGCATTTAGCTTTATACGTTACCTACTTTATTATGATCTTTAAACTACACTAATTGGAGGAATACTCATATTTATGTGTTATCTTAAAAGGTTCAATGGTCACCTTCTTAAAACATCACGCTGGATTTGTAACGTTAATAAGAAATTGAAACGGAAAAGAATATTATAATAAAGAAAGGTAATGAAAAGCAGTAAATATTGATCAATATCGATTAAAAGGGTATAAATGTTAGCCATGGGAACACAAGATCTCAATATAATTGAACGAACAAATTTTTTGCACGGAGATAATAGTTTCAGATTGATCATTGCAAAAGGAGCTTAACAGCCTCAGGTAACGAATTCATTCACCAGTATAGCTTTTTGAAGATGTATATCACTTCCTAAATAATTTTTACAGTGAGCAAAATTTTGATTATCATAATTAATGAACTTTACAAACTTTTAtatcaagaaaaaaaaacactACTTGTGTGGACTGAATCTCATTTTTCCAAGGAACTTAATTAATAAGAAGCACTCATGATCACCTCTCAAGATATCTGTGAAGTCGCGTGATAGCGGGAGGATGTTACCAAATACTAAATGTTAGTTGTTTCTTCTACTCTATTATTATCCATAAAGAgtgtaaatatttaaattgtatgagGAGTTATTGAGGAATACAAGTAAgtttgtaaaatttattttggagtagAGAACAGATTCAACGTGATGAGAAAAAGAATTGGTGGTTGGGGGGAGACATGGacactgaatggaaaaaaataaagaagaaacggaaagaaaaaaataaaaaaaaatgaataataaaCATAGAAAAAGAAAGGAATACTACATACGTTTTTTGTTTCACTTTTTGTTTTGGGTAACTTCTGCAAGTGGTATTAGGTTTTCAGATAGTAAAATTAGTCTCTCACATTCATTGAACATTTTTATGTGAAGGTTATGTAATTCTTAATCAATTTATGATTTTATTTGTTAAAAATTAGAAGAAGTTTCAATGTTGATATACTAGGGTCATGACGCACGAGAATCACTGGTCATTGCTAAATCAACGACAACGAAAAAGAATAGCAAATATCAAAGACTGATTAGTAGGATCCTATATCGAGAAGGTGATTGTGGAGAACTACAATGCTCATTCAGTAAATTCGAACAAGCAATTTCACACTCATTTGCCCATAAGTCATGACTGAAATGCCCATATtgagttttcttcaaaaattactAACGGCGCAATTCCTGATTAATTCGTTGTAAAATATTGTTTGGCTATGTTGTATAATGCTATTGAGATCAAAAATCTAATTTAGATCTAATTATGAATGCAcaaatttgtttaaattgatttatttgaATACTTTCTTGAAGTGGCACCCAACACTTGGTTGTTTCTGTTTTTTTAgtacctttttcacttttttttttttgtctactTCCTTTCTTTCCTCTTTTATAGCAATGTTATATCAAGGGGAATAGTCATGAAGAAGAGATGGCGTGGCACCTTctagatataaaaatatattatcactTTGGAAAAAAAATTTAGTTGTTTTTTCTCCTCGTTAAAGTTCAGTAATCtctaaatataataattaatttttatctatcttcatatatataattttggtATTTGAAGAGATCGATTATAGGGCACATCTTTAGACTAGAAAACATATGcatcttttctcatttttatttttttttcctcaTCAATAAAGCTCGATACTCTGTAAATTTATCACATATAATTATTTCTATTACaattgtcaaaatattagttaGGAATGACATTTAAACGGAACAAAATGCAGGAAAATTAcgttataatttttttaatattcaaaagtatcaaaatccaattatgaattaattaataaatattaaagAAATATTACAATAGTGAACTATTATTATGAACACCATTTCATTTCATGATAAGGAAGGGAATTTGGCGGGAGGATGTAGGTAAGCCCCAAAGTCTCTAAATACAATTACTAATAAATATTAATAATGAATACTATTTAAATAGTGAAGGAAGGCTAGGGGGTTTCATTACCTTTTTTCCCTCAATATAATGTTTTGGAACAAATTCTCTCACCAATGTATCCTTACTGCATAGATCTATGCTTGGTTAAAATTGCTAAACCTCCAAAGTAGCAATTTGGTTGTCATTCCAAAAGTGTGGGTTACCTTTTCGACCGTTTTTTATAATTTACGTTAAATAAACTTCAAATGCTAAAACTTATTTAAGCAGTGTATCAACAACTTTTAACAGAGGCGTTTGAAGAGATTACAATCGCATCGAGTTGATCAAGCTGTCTTcaatgataaaatattatatttgtgGTAATAAACTTATAGAATTAATATTCATATGCTTTTAAATAAAACTTTTATTTATTCTATCTCAAttaattaaattctcaaaacATCATTCGTAAATTTATTATAACTGTGCGAAGCGCGGACCAATTCACTAGTTATATAGTATTAGATAAGAGTAGTTATAAAAGTACAATTAAATTCTTTTAACATTTATGTAAGTATTTTCAAGTCCGTACATTAACTTTTCTAAAATCTTTCTGTACCTCTTGTCAAATATCAAAAGTTTCTTAAAAAGAAATTGACAGGGtaattaaaactttattaaaaaaaaatagaatgccAATCTCAATATTacagaaaatcataaaaaaagcTGGCAAACTGGCTTTGAACCTTTGTCTTTTACCACTACCCTACTTCATTATTATTTCTATCCCTTTTTCTTAACGTTCCTATTTTTCAAATAGCGTTGGAGGCAACATATTTAAATCCTCCATTACCAAAGAAAGCCACATTCTCCCCTACCCCTCCCACCTCACCCCACCCCACCAACCAACAAACTTTCATATAAACACACTGCAAATATACAAGACAAAATCTTCCTCCATTTTCTCTGCAGGGGTTTTGGGAAAATTAAGAAAGCAGAGATCTAAAAAAGAAATGGGATGTTTTCTTGGCTGTTTTGGTTTTACGACCAAGAAACAAAAGCGTATAAAACCTTGTAATAAGTTCCAAGTAAGTTATACCactgtttgttaaattaattttgtgTCAATTTTGACTTCTGTTTGTTTCATATGACACGTTTTTCAAGTTTAATTTAAATGGTTATAGGTCTGATGAATTAGTTAGAAATGAAGGTTTATACTAGTGTTGATTTTGATACTATGCAAAATTTAGTTTTTTTGTTGATTTATATGAGTTGGATGAAGCCAAATCCTTTCATATGAATTGATTCCCTTGTGTTATTTGAATTCCAATGTTTGCTTTCTTTGAATTTTGTTTATAGGTGCATCAAAAGTATGTACAACTAAACTCTGACAAGGCAAATGCTGCAGATTCTGTAAATTCTGAACTCAGGTCAGTCAGTAACAcatgaattttcattttttccgTACAATTTTGATAGTGGTGGTGTTCGGATCAGGAGATCACAAGTTAGAGCCGTAAAAATAGCCTCTTGTAGAAATATAGGGTAagattgcgtacaatagacccttgtggtccggcccttcccggaCCCTGCGTATAGCGggagaaggggagccttggcctCATATGACcaagaggtcacgggttcgagccgtggaaacagcctcttgcagaaatgcaggataaggctgcgtacaatgGACCCTTGTGGTTCGGCCCTTCTCTGGACcttgcgcatagcgggagcttaggcaccgggctgccctttttttttttttgtggtgtCCGAATCACcttgagccgaaggtctatcggaaacagtttTTCTACCTTCACAAGATAGGAGTAAAAtatgcgtacacattaccctccccagaccccacttgtggactgagtttgttgttgttgtcgttgttgtggTGATTTCCGGATCAGTTTATGTAActtgactatttcaccaaatacTTGCTATCTTCCAATAGCGCAAATACTTAATAATTCTGGCCACCAAAGCTTAGacaaatgagatttaaccacctagtttttttttgtttgtatctTTTGGAATTTGAACTTTAATCTCTTATAATTTTCACTCATTTCACCGACTTCTAGGCCACTTCATGTTAAGGTAGTTCGagaattttatttgttttttcttgATCTTCCATAATTTTGGCCGACTTCATCGATGTCAATTAGGTAATTTGTGAATTTTATTTGGTTTTCGTATATCTCCCATAATTTTCACCGATTTCGTTGACTGCTAGGCCACTTTCATGTTCTTAggtagttttgtgaattttatttgGTTTTCATGCAGGGATAAGCCTAAAGAATCATCAAAACCTAAGGTAAAAAAGAAAGTGAGCTTCAATTTGAATGTCAAGGCATATGAGCGAATCCAAGATGATGACAACAATAcaacatatttctcagatgaagAGGAGAAGACACAATGTGAATACAATGAACAAGAAACCGCAAAATCAAGTATGTCTATGTACCCTTCAAGTTATCGATACTATAACTGCAACGACGAGGAAGAAGACGAGATAACACTTGAGGAAAGTGATATCGATGATCTTGATGAAGAAGACTATGGCATtagcgatgatgatgatgatgacaatGAAGATGGTGACGACGAGACAGAAGACAAGTTTGAAAATGATAAAAGGCTGAACAAAGATGAAACAAATGAAGTAGGTAAAGATCATAGGAATTTGTATGGAAATTCTGTGCTACTTCCAGTTGAAAATCTCACTCAATGGAAAGCAGTTAAAGCTAAAGGAGCACAGCAAGTGAAGCATCAGAAGGAAAACATTAACAAATCTGATGGAAAACAAGAAATACCTTTGCTTAAAAAGCCAGTAATCAATTGTGCAGACCTAAACCCCAAAGAAAACTCTAAGCCTAAGACTCGGGGGCATGAAATTCCAGTTGATGCGAGTCTCTCAAACTGGCTGGTTTCACAAGGAGCAGCATCGGTAAATCGCTCGGCTGTGTATTATATTGAAGATAGAGCTAAAGATCATCAAGTTGTGATTGATGAATTCAATACCATATAAACAAAGAAAGTGCAGAGAATGGCCTAAATACATTTGGATTGATGTTTGTGTAAAGTATTGTTTGTCTTTATGTTTGGACAGTAGTACATGATTTGTGAGTGCAGTTGTGTTGTATTCTTTTCTAGATAAATTTGGGGGACATAAAATTCCATTTGTGGAGCCTTGTATTTGGTTGAGAACATATGTATGTTGTAATTCAATACTCTTTACAAAACAAAGTAGCAGACAAATGAAGAAAGTTGTTTGTTACAAAACCAAATCTTGTTATGAATCCAGCTATATGCTAGATCACCATCATCAGATGTAAGCTTCAGTACTCATATACATTACATTTTGAGCAAAAGAAGACAAGAAAAACCCGAAGGTTCTGTATGATACATACAACAGAGGAAGTCATTCTCTCTATCTGATTGTGTACAAAGGAAAGTGTCGGTTCATTTGGCTCGAGGTGCCAGATAACTTGAACCAAAATTAGAGACAGTTGACTCTCTTTAACAAACTGCTGTTATTGAAGGCTATATAAGATGTGAATCAAGGAGATTCAACGCGTTGATTCACCCTGTATTAAGTCAAAGGACAACTGGTTTGGTAGTGCATTCACTGAGAACTACATTATTCTACAAATGCAAGAATCTGATTCATCGTCATCTGAGTCACTGACATCActgcaaaacaaacaaaaatttatACATTAGAGCAATCCAAACAAGCTATAGTTTAGTCATCTACTAAAAACATTGCATATAATTCCAAATTTCAGAACTAATCCATTACACATTCCACAGCTGCGGGGTAAAAGTAAACACATGTTGTCTTTTTAATGAACTAAATAGAGAAAAAAACAAACATTCACAAACTATATCGAGCAGTGTCCTGTAACTGCAAGTGCCAGATTGCCAACAATGACAAAACATAAACAGAACAAGAATTCAATATCTACACTTGTTCTGGATGTAAACCATTAAAGTCAAATTTATTATGAAAGTGAGATTCTTTCTAGTttagtgttttttttttggataatcaTTGTCTCATCTTAATCCGAGTGTTGGGCAATATACATCTTTATGATGTATCATATGACACCACAGAAACTAGTTCAGTAGGACCTTTATAATCTCACAATAATTATGAAATTGGTAATGACTCAGAGCATGGAAGTCCAAGGACAATTGTTAATTTATACTATAAGCATAGGTACTCAACTATATAACTATCACCATTTGGAAGGAAAGCTATCACTAGATTACAAATGGAATGTCTCCCTCATCCCAGTATAATCATATTGTTTTAAAGTGGAACTTCTACCCTTTCTGAACCGGAAGGGGCAGAAATTTCATTTTAGAACAATATGCTTATACTGGGATGAGGTAGAGATTCCATTTGAAATTCTACCCTTTATTATATAGAGCCAAATAGTCACGTGAGAATCACTTTTCGTCAATTAGCTTTTGCCCTTTTCCATATAAAATTTAAACATCAAATTACGAGGATTATGTGTTTCCATTATGGATGGTAATGGGGCAAGGTGGGGAAGGGCAGTGCTTAGGCAGACAGGCAGGACCTATGATATAACCACTTTAACCTACAACGACAAAAACGGCAGGGAGCCTCAGGTGTCTCGATGCCTCCGATATAACCACTTCTAATCTACGACGACAGAAAGATGTAATGGGTTTCTGTAGTTTTGTGTTCTGCCTGGTTAATATTAGTTAGTTTATGAAATGTCTGTATTCTTCATTGTTGGATTTAGTGTATTTTCTTGAAGCTTTGGAAAAAGAGATATTGTTCAGGGTTGGGGTTGAGTATTCAggatttattttttttgatttctcACCCGGTATCCGGTACCCACATTGGGGCCCGACTAATCCGGATTCGCGCCGGGAAATCCCACATTTGGGTGGGGGGGGCCACATTGGGGGTAAAACGCTCCCTAACAAAGGCGACTCCATACCTagggctcgaactcgagacctctggttaaggatgAAGGAGTACTTACCACTCCACCACAACCCTTGTTGGTTAGTATTCAGGATTATTCTACTGGGACTTCTAAATCTTTATTACGTGAGCTTTGTTTTTTGCAGGCAGGACCTTTGATATAATAGAAGTTAATTTATAACTAAGTTTACTGCTTATGATGCTTTTAGATAATTTAATTGGTAGTATAGGGACAGCTTTCGCCTGAGGAAAGGGCTTTGACACTTCAACCTTGTAGTGAATATCAATGACTAGTTTGCTAAGATGCATAATTTTAAACATATTAGATGGGGATTTGGCCGGATGTTGAAGCCTCTACGATGTGATTTCCCAGATGATTGGTTTTCTTCGAAAGGAgcgaaagaaaaaggaaaaactagTTAGCATATTTCGTTTTTAGGTAACCTCCAGATTGGGAATGTTATGGTTTTACATTGTAAATATTCTGGGAAAATAGTGGAGAATTTTTACAGGGATATTTTAATCCTATATGGTTGTTGCTAGCTATCATACTCATGGTTTTGTAGGAAATTATTTGCATTGCcatgtatatttattttttattatatcagTATGCATAAGATTAAAGCCATTATCTTCATGTGCATCTAGTTGTTAGAGTTAACAAGATTACTATAATTAAGAGGacaaaatatgaaaaagaaaaagaagcaaactgaaatgaaaaagttttaaaaagaaaaataagtaagagGGGTGGGGGTGGGCTGGGTGTAAATAGGGGATTATGTTAAACATGTAAGCAAAGGCGGGGTCAAAACTGTGGTGGAAGAAAGAATCATCAGccccatttatcatccccagtcAACATAAGTTTACTCTTAATAGATGTGCAAAGTCAGACAAGAAAATTTCAGAAAACTAGCAACTTTAATAGAAAGCACAAGTGAAAAAGTGTCAATTAGAACCCACGAAGCAAGCTATCTTAATTCATTTTTTCTATCAGTAACAAGCTACCTTAATTATAAACCAGGCTTCAACCAAACTCTGGTATCTCTTATCTCATTTCTCCAGATCAAAGGAAACTGCGGTTATTTTTCCTCACACTCAAGATGACCAcagtaaggggtcgtttggtagggtgtataacaATAATgctgaataaggtgtattagtaatgcatgtgttagtaatgcaagtattagttatgcagagattattttttatacactgtttggtgtggtgtattaaaaactaaaatgcattgcataatttttaaaaaaattagttgtttacaaaaatgtcatttatattctttagttttaagggactttaacgataattttatctttaattatgctaatgcatgcattaatagtctttagtattattaataatatggttttctatgcattagctatacataggataataccaaataggaggTGTAACTAATACTTGTATGAGTTATACATAGGTTGAAAAGTGTACTAAACAAGGTATtactaatacacaaagctaatgcatgcattattttctctaatGCACTCTACCAAACGACCTATAAGCGATAGCAGTGCTGTTAAAGAAGAGAGAAGCATTGCTCCCACTGTGTTAAAACGCCTTACAATCTGTTTGGTTCCCTCGAGTGAAGTATCTATCATTTGCTTAGAGAAATGGAAGTGATTTACTTTCTCCTCTGTCCAAAAGGGTGGAAAAAGCTAACATGGAGGAACTTCCCATATACtgacacacacacaaaaaaaaaaaaaaaaaaaaaaaagagaaaataagttTATGACTCCTCTTTCACTCTGTAAATCTTTCTACCCTTCCTTTTCATAGCTCAATCCTCCTAGAGGAAGTATTGGACCTCCTAGTTCATATGTCAAATTAAATCTGGAGGCATTGGTACTGAAGATCAGAAAGAGTCCAACTATAGTCACCTTACTAATAATACAACACCttcaaaatcaatcaaaatatcaTGTTGGTTGCTGAAATTTTGTCAACACATATGCTCtactggagtcctgtgtgacaagaaagtgccacagAAACTTAAAGgcaagttctatagagcggtggttagaccagcATGATGTATGGGACGGAATGTTGGGCAGCCAAGAATTCCCatacccagaagatgaaagtggcAGAAacgaggatgttgagatggatgtgcgggcacactaggttggataagattaggaataaagattTTCGGGAGAAGGTGGGAGCTATGTTGCGGGGACTCTCCAAAATGTAGCCGCACCCGTGTCGGGTCCttcaaaaatgcactacttttggaggatccgacatgtATCCTACCACATTTTCGAaaagtccgagcaacataggatGGGAGTGGCTCCCATGGACGAcgagatgcgggaagcgaggcttcaATGGT of the Nicotiana tabacum cultivar K326 chromosome 7, ASM71507v2, whole genome shotgun sequence genome contains:
- the LOC107785894 gene encoding uncharacterized protein LOC107785894; the encoded protein is MGCFLGCFGFTTKKQKRIKPCNKFQVHQKYVQLNSDKANAADSVNSELRDKPKESSKPKVKKKVSFNLNVKAYERIQDDDNNTTYFSDEEEKTQCEYNEQETAKSSMSMYPSSYRYYNCNDEEEDEITLEESDIDDLDEEDYGISDDDDDDNEDGDDETEDKFENDKRLNKDETNEVGKDHRNLYGNSVLLPVENLTQWKAVKAKGAQQVKHQKENINKSDGKQEIPLLKKPVINCADLNPKENSKPKTRGHEIPVDASLSNWLVSQGAASVNRSAVYYIEDRAKDHQVVIDEFNTI